One stretch of Archocentrus centrarchus isolate MPI-CPG fArcCen1 chromosome 5, fArcCen1, whole genome shotgun sequence DNA includes these proteins:
- the psma5 gene encoding proteasome subunit alpha type-5, whose protein sequence is MFLTRSEYDRGVNTFSPEGRLFQVEYAIEAIKLGSTAIGIQTSEGVCLAVEKRITSPLMEPNSIEKIVEIDSHIGCAMSGLIADAKTLIDKARVETQNHWFTYNETMTVESVTQAVSNLALQFGEEDADPGAMSRPFGVALLFGGVDEKGPQLYHMDPSGTFVQCDARAIGSASEGAQSSLQEVYHKSMTLKEAIKSSLTILKQVMEEKLNATNIELATIEPGKTFHMYSKEELEEVIKDI, encoded by the exons ATGTTTTTGACCAGATCGGAGTATGACAG AGGTGTGAACACATTTTCTCCTGAAGGAAGATTGTTTCAGGTTGAATATGCCATAGAGGCAATAAAA TTGGGCTCCACAGCCATCGGGATCCAGACATCTGAAGGGGTGTGTCTGGCTGTGGAGAAGAGGATCACCTCTCCCCTGATGGAGCCCAACAGCATTGAGAAGATTGTAGAGATCGACAGTCACATTG GTTGTGCCATGAGTGGCTTGATAGCTGATGCCAAGACTCTTATCGACAAAGCAAGAGTGGAAACACAG AACCACTGGTTCACTTATAATGAGACAATGACAGTGGAGAGTGTGACTCAGGCTGTGTCCAACCTGGCGCTGCAGTTTGGTGAGGAAGATGCAGACCCTGGTGCCATG AGTCGACCCTTTGGTGTAGCACTTCTGTTTGGGGGAGTTGATGAAAAAGGACCCCAGCT GTATCACATGGATCCATCAGGAACATTTGTGCAGTGTGATGCTCGGGCTATCGGTTCTGCATCTGAGGGAGCACAGAGCTCTCTGCAAGAGGTCTACCACAAG TCCATGACATTAAAAGAGGCCATCAAGTCGTCTCTCACTATTCTGAAGCAGGTCATGGAGGAGAAGCTCAACGCCACCAACATTGAG CTGGCAACAATAGAGCCTGGTAAGACCTTCCACATGTATTCCAAAGAGGAGCTGGAAGAGGTAATCAAGGACATCTAG